A window from Pseudomonas campi encodes these proteins:
- a CDS encoding GNAT family N-acetyltransferase, translating to MIIRDARDSDLEAIRAIFNDAVRNTTAIWMDATVDLANRQAWLAARRQQGYPVLVAVDAEDHVLGYAAYGDWRPFDGFCNTVENSLYVSAEQRGRGLGVLLLGALIERARAGGKHVMVAAIESGNSASIGLHQRFGFTITGQMPQVGRKFGRWLDLTFMQLILTPERSAP from the coding sequence ATGATTATCCGCGATGCCCGCGACAGCGACCTGGAAGCCATCCGCGCCATCTTCAATGACGCCGTGCGCAACACCACGGCGATCTGGATGGACGCCACCGTCGACCTGGCCAACCGCCAGGCCTGGCTGGCCGCGCGCCGCCAGCAGGGCTACCCGGTTCTGGTGGCGGTGGATGCCGAGGACCACGTGCTCGGCTATGCCGCCTACGGCGACTGGCGCCCCTTCGACGGCTTCTGCAACACCGTGGAGAACTCGCTGTACGTGAGCGCCGAACAGCGCGGCCGCGGCCTTGGCGTGCTGCTGCTCGGCGCCCTGATCGAGCGCGCCAGGGCGGGCGGCAAGCATGTGATGGTCGCCGCCATCGAGAGCGGCAACAGCGCCTCCATCGGCCTGCACCAGCGCTTTGGCTTCACCATCACCGGGCAGATGCCCCAGGTCGGCCGCAAGTTCGGCCGCTGGCTGGACCTGACCTTCATGCAACTGATCCTCACCCCGGAGCGCAGCGCACCATGA
- the ureA gene encoding urease subunit gamma, whose amino-acid sequence MDLSPREKDKLLIFTAGLVAERRLARGVKLNYPEAMAYISAALLEGARDGQTVAELMHFGTTLLTREQVMEGIPEMIPEIQVEATFPDGTKLVTVHQPIA is encoded by the coding sequence ATGGACCTTTCGCCCCGCGAGAAAGACAAACTGCTGATTTTCACCGCCGGCCTGGTCGCCGAACGGCGCCTGGCCCGTGGGGTCAAGCTCAACTACCCGGAAGCCATGGCCTACATCAGCGCCGCCCTGCTCGAAGGCGCCCGCGACGGCCAGACCGTGGCCGAGCTGATGCACTTCGGCACCACCCTGCTGACCCGTGAGCAGGTGATGGAAGGCATCCCGGAAATGATCCCGGAAATCCAGGTCGAGGCCACCTTCCCGGATGGCACCAAGCTGGTGACCGTGCACCAACCCATTGCGTAA
- a CDS encoding urease accessory protein UreD: MNAALPPTLFTPSWHAELELGYARQGDATRPVQRRHLGPLRVQKHLYAEGPEVCQHIIVHPPGGIAGGDRLNISATLGEHAWAQLTSPGAAKWYRASGPAYQQLELKVGAGATLEWLPQETIVYAGAQAELSTRIDLEGDARLCYWDMVALGRPAAGERFDAGHFQAQLDIRRDGQLLWHERQRISGNDGLLDSPIGLDGHPVFATLLISGEIDSELLERCRTIPSPVRGDLSQLPGLLVARCLASEALHARAWLIELWRLLRPALLGRAAVPPRIWST, encoded by the coding sequence TGGCACGCCGAGCTGGAGCTCGGCTATGCGCGCCAGGGTGACGCCACGCGACCCGTGCAGCGCCGCCACCTCGGCCCGCTGCGGGTGCAAAAGCACCTGTACGCCGAAGGCCCCGAGGTGTGCCAACACATCATCGTCCACCCGCCGGGCGGCATCGCCGGAGGTGATCGCCTCAACATCAGCGCCACCCTCGGCGAGCACGCCTGGGCCCAGCTAACCAGCCCCGGTGCCGCCAAGTGGTACCGCGCCAGCGGGCCGGCCTATCAGCAGTTGGAACTCAAGGTCGGCGCCGGCGCCACCCTGGAATGGCTGCCGCAGGAAACCATTGTCTACGCCGGCGCCCAGGCCGAACTGAGCACCCGCATCGACCTCGAAGGCGACGCGCGCCTGTGCTACTGGGACATGGTCGCCCTCGGCCGTCCGGCGGCCGGCGAACGCTTCGACGCCGGCCATTTCCAGGCCCAGCTGGATATCCGCCGCGACGGCCAGTTGCTCTGGCACGAGCGCCAGCGCATAAGCGGCAACGACGGCCTGCTCGACTCGCCGATCGGCCTGGATGGTCACCCGGTATTCGCCACCCTGCTGATCAGCGGCGAGATCGACAGCGAACTGCTGGAGCGCTGCCGCACTATCCCCAGCCCGGTGCGCGGCGATCTCAGCCAGCTGCCGGGCCTGCTGGTAGCCCGCTGCCTGGCCAGCGAGGCGCTGCATGCCCGCGCCTGGCTGATTGAACTCTGGCGCCTGCTGCGCCCTGCCTTGCTCGGGCGCGCCGCCGTGCCCCCACGTATCTGGAGTACCTGA